GTCGAGTTGTCCTTCCGGATGCAGCAGGCGCAGTTCGATCGGGAGACGTTCACGCGTCTTGTTCACGACCTTGATCGTAAACAGGTTGCGCAGCACGTCGTCACTCTGCTTGATGTACAGTGTGCCCGGTGCACGCAGGATGGTGGTTTCCACGTCGGCGCGGGCCGAGAACAGGAAGAGCAATGCGCCCACGATGAGGGTGAGGACGACGGTGTACGCGATCACACGCGTGGTAAAGATCTTTTTGCTGCCGCTCGCGATGCCGTTGTAGGAGGCATAGCGGATGAGTCCGCGCGGGAAGCCGACTTTGTCCATCACATTGTCGCAGGCATCAATGCATGCGGTGCAGTTGATGCACTCGAGCTGCGTTCCATTGCGGATGTCTATGCCGGTGGGACACACGACGACGCACTGATGACAGTCCACACAGTGTCCGGCGTCCTCACGCGCATCAGACTTGCGGAATTTCTTTCGTGGCTCTCCCCGCTCGAAGTCATAGGAGATGACGACGGAATTTTCGTCGAGGAGAACGGACTGCAGGCGTCCATAGGGACACACCAGGGTGCAGACCTGTTCGCGGAACCAGGCGAACACGAAATAGAATGCACCGGAAAAAAGCAGGATGGCGATAAAGCCACCGAGATGCTCCGATGGAGGTTCGCTGATGATAATGCGCAGCTGATCCATGCCGATGATGTACGACAGGAAGAGATTACTGATGAAGAAGGCGATGCCATAGAAGATCACCTGCTTCGATGTTTTCTTGAGAATCTTGCTCATCGTCCATGGCTGTGAGTTCAATGCGCGCTGCTGCTGCGCATCACCTTCAATGAGGTACTCGATGCGGCGGAATACCATTTCCATGAAGATGGTCTGCGGACAGATCCAGCCGCAGAATATGCGGCCGTACACGGCGGTAAACAGGAAGATGAACACCACCGTGGCGATCATGATGAGAACGAAGAGATGAAAATCCTGTGGCCAGAAGGTGACGCCGAAGAGGACGAACTTGCGTTCAAGAACGTTGAGAAGAATCAGCTGTTCGCCGTTGACCTTGATGAATGGTGCGAGAATGAGGAAGGCCAGAAGTGCATAGCTGACGATTTTACGCCAGGTGTAGTAGCGGCCGGAGGGTTTTTTCGGGTAGACCCAGTTGCGTCCCCCTTCCTCATTTACCGTTGCAATTCTGTCCCTGAATGTGACCTCCGCCTCTTTCTCAACTTCTGCGGGATCATGTGCTTCCATAATTTGCCTTTCCAGTCACGATGTGCCAGTAAAATGCCACGCTTCCCTCTCCGCCACAAGTAAGATTCCAGTGCCCCGGGAACGGTTCAAACAAAAAAGGCATCCCGCCGGGCGACGGGATGCCTGTCAGTAACAACCGGTTTATTCTACTTTGTCTCCCTGCGGCGCTTTTGCGTTCGCGGGATTTGTGCCATGCAGTTTCACCAGAATGTAGCTGGCGACGTTTTCGATCTGATCCTGCGAGAGCGTCTTTTCCCAGGCGATCATGCCCTTGGCGGGAACACCCTTGTAAATCGTGCGCAGAAGATCCTGCATTTTATTGCCATGAATCCAGTAGTCATCGGTAAGATTCGGTCCGATACCGCCCTCACCATTCATGCCATGACAACTGAAGCACTGCGTGGTAAAGGTCTTCTTCCCGTCCGCGAGTTTCGCTGCCTCGGTGAAGGGCTCGGTGATGGTTGAGGGGATGGTGGACGAGCCGCTGGCGCTCGGCGCCATGGGCTGACTCATGACTCCGGCCTCGAAGTTGGTGTACAACTCGGGGAAGGCTTTTTTCAGCTTCTCGAGCTGCTCGGGTTTCGCCTTGCTCATGGCGCGGTAGATCTGCTCGTTGAACGGGGCGTTGAGCACCTTGTTGAGCTCTGTGCGCACCCGCGGCGTCAGATTTTCCTCACGTGCGAGGAAGGGGGAGGTGTAGCTGTTGAACACGCCACCCGACACTTCGACCAGGGGTTCGGTGTAGTTCGGATCGATTTCCTTCATGTATTCGGTGCGGGAAAGGTCTCCCGTACCGAGCACGTGGAAGTGCAGCAGATACAGCACCGCGAAAATGATGGTGCCGTAGAACAGCTTTTTCCACCATCCGGGCAACTGGTTGTCATATTCCTGGATCCCGTCAAAGTCATGATCCAGGACCTCATCCTTGGGATGCTTATCGCTCATTCCTGCTCCTTGTCCGCAGTTTTTGTATCGTCTTCAGATTCCAATGGGAGATTCTCCATCTTCGAAACATATTTCTTCTTCAGGAAGAGTGTCCACAGAACGATGCCGAGGAACAGGAGGAAGAAGAACAGCAGGGCGATGACGCCAAGCGTTTCAAATCCGGTAAAATCGACGAGTTTCTTGAACATGGTTTA
The genomic region above belongs to bacterium and contains:
- the ccoG gene encoding cytochrome c oxidase accessory protein CcoG yields the protein MEAHDPAEVEKEAEVTFRDRIATVNEEGGRNWVYPKKPSGRYYTWRKIVSYALLAFLILAPFIKVNGEQLILLNVLERKFVLFGVTFWPQDFHLFVLIMIATVVFIFLFTAVYGRIFCGWICPQTIFMEMVFRRIEYLIEGDAQQQRALNSQPWTMSKILKKTSKQVIFYGIAFFISNLFLSYIIGMDQLRIIISEPPSEHLGGFIAILLFSGAFYFVFAWFREQVCTLVCPYGRLQSVLLDENSVVISYDFERGEPRKKFRKSDAREDAGHCVDCHQCVVVCPTGIDIRNGTQLECINCTACIDACDNVMDKVGFPRGLIRYASYNGIASGSKKIFTTRVIAYTVVLTLIVGALLFLFSARADVETTILRAPGTLYIKQSDDVLRNLFTIKVVNKTRERLPIELRLLHPEGQLDIVGTKEVVAPPTGLTETAFFVDLSRDHLDGVKTPITIGVYSNGRLLEEVETGFMGPAK
- a CDS encoding cytochrome c; protein product: MKEIDPNYTEPLVEVSGGVFNSYTSPFLAREENLTPRVRTELNKVLNAPFNEQIYRAMSKAKPEQLEKLKKAFPELYTNFEAGVMSQPMAPSASGSSTIPSTITEPFTEAAKLADGKKTFTTQCFSCHGMNGEGGIGPNLTDDYWIHGNKMQDLLRTIYKGVPAKGMIAWEKTLSQDQIENVASYILVKLHGTNPANAKAPQGDKVE